A genomic stretch from Bacillus sp. E(2018) includes:
- a CDS encoding GNAT family N-acetyltransferase yields the protein MLRTKRINIRFVEFDDYDVLGLKELSESVGWDYDELEIRTVMSSGRIYGHKNSEGKIVSSAAIIPYDTNLASIGMVIVNEKYRGFGLGRQSTQKCIDSVPENTSIMLISTEEGKPLYEYLGFNTVDFVHKYLCNNYIPNQLLINREITINEYNEHDISAIIELDAAGYGDRRRKLLFNRIKQSEQCLVVKDLNEKIIGFGLSILGPVNLLIGPIVAPDSNTAALLVDKLVHNHQGNLRIDVTSNSNELMIFLEKSGFVKVSKPPIMIKNSFTMPNRNNELFAITAQIFG from the coding sequence ATGCTTAGAACTAAGAGAATCAATATACGATTCGTAGAATTTGATGATTATGATGTTCTCGGATTAAAAGAACTATCTGAATCAGTTGGCTGGGATTACGATGAATTAGAAATTAGAACGGTTATGTCATCTGGAAGAATATACGGACACAAAAACTCAGAGGGAAAAATTGTATCGAGTGCAGCAATTATCCCTTATGATACTAATCTAGCTTCAATTGGGATGGTCATTGTAAATGAAAAATATAGAGGATTCGGCCTAGGAAGACAATCAACACAAAAATGTATAGATAGTGTTCCTGAGAATACTTCAATCATGTTAATCTCAACGGAAGAGGGTAAGCCTCTATATGAATATTTGGGTTTTAACACTGTCGACTTTGTACATAAATATTTGTGTAATAACTACATTCCCAATCAATTGTTAATCAATCGAGAAATAACAATAAATGAATACAATGAGCATGATATCAGTGCAATTATTGAATTAGATGCTGCAGGATACGGTGACAGGAGAAGAAAGTTACTTTTTAATAGAATCAAACAATCTGAACAATGTCTTGTTGTTAAAGATCTTAATGAGAAGATAATTGGATTTGGATTATCCATATTAGGTCCTGTGAACCTTTTAATAGGTCCAATTGTAGCTCCAGATTCGAATACAGCCGCTTTATTAGTTGATAAGCTAGTGCATAATCATCAAGGAAATTTAAGGATTGATGTGACATCGAATAGTAACGAGTTAATGATATTCTTGGAGAAAAGTGGATTTGTAAAAGTAAGTAAACCTCCGATTATGATAAAGAATTCATTTACTATGCCAAACAGGAATAACGAATTATTTGCTATAACCGCTCAAATTTTTGGTTAG
- a CDS encoding Lrp/AsnC family transcriptional regulator: MNSTERELLQLIEKNGRLETGTIAKLMGISEDETKQILEKLEKEKVILGYSAIIDWTKGTEDGSVTAMIDVKVTPKRGVGFDKVAERIYRFPEVKAVYLMSGVYDLSVSIEGKTMAEVGRFVSEKLSTIDSVLSTTTHFILKKYKHDGLVFSDNDEDKRIVVSP, encoded by the coding sequence TTGAATTCTACAGAACGCGAATTGTTGCAACTTATTGAAAAAAATGGACGTCTTGAAACAGGTACGATTGCCAAGTTAATGGGAATATCAGAGGATGAAACAAAACAAATATTAGAAAAGCTTGAAAAAGAGAAAGTGATTCTTGGCTATTCTGCCATTATTGACTGGACAAAAGGAACGGAAGATGGATCTGTAACAGCTATGATCGATGTAAAGGTCACACCAAAACGAGGTGTTGGCTTTGATAAGGTAGCAGAACGCATCTACCGTTTTCCAGAAGTTAAAGCCGTCTATCTCATGTCCGGTGTATATGACTTATCGGTATCGATTGAAGGGAAAACGATGGCAGAAGTCGGGCGTTTTGTATCGGAAAAACTATCGACTATCGATTCAGTCTTATCAACAACAACTCATTTTATCTTAAAAAAATACAAGCATGACGGCCTTGTATTTAGTGATAATGATGAAGATAAACGAATAGTGGTGTCACCATGA
- a CDS encoding aminotransferase — translation MITEPTSKYLSNTVQSIQPSGIRRFFDLASSMENVISLGVGEPDFVTPWNVIEASYHSLEQGYTAYTANAGLFELRKEISRYMKRRFGVMYRAEEEIVVTVGASQAIDIALRAVLNPGDEVIVVEPSFVSYAPTVTLAGGVPVPVNTYSEDDFKLQPEQIEAAITDKTKVIMLCSPNNPTGTVLSKSDLEKIAKVVEKHDLLVISDEIYAELTYDEPYTSFPAVNNMRDRTILISGFSKAFAMTGWRLGFACGPKAILQAMLKIHQYTMMCAPTMAQHAALEALVNGQRDVVKMKESYRQRRSLVIHALEEMGLSCHVPGGAFYVFPSIEKTGLSSEEFAEQLLMKEQVAVVPGSVFGESGEGHVRCSYATSVQKLEEAMRRIDRFLKTL, via the coding sequence ATGATCACTGAACCTACTTCAAAATATTTATCAAATACTGTGCAATCCATTCAGCCGTCTGGTATCCGTCGTTTCTTTGACCTTGCTTCTTCTATGGAAAACGTTATTTCCCTTGGTGTAGGTGAGCCGGATTTTGTTACACCTTGGAACGTGATTGAAGCGAGTTATCACTCGTTGGAACAAGGCTATACAGCTTATACAGCTAATGCTGGATTGTTTGAGCTACGAAAAGAGATTTCTCGCTATATGAAACGCAGGTTTGGGGTAATGTATCGTGCAGAAGAAGAAATAGTGGTTACTGTCGGTGCTTCACAGGCGATTGATATAGCTTTGCGAGCGGTCCTTAACCCAGGAGATGAGGTTATTGTTGTAGAGCCAAGTTTTGTCTCTTATGCACCAACAGTTACACTCGCCGGTGGAGTTCCTGTGCCAGTAAATACGTACAGCGAAGATGATTTCAAGCTTCAGCCTGAACAAATCGAAGCGGCGATCACTGACAAAACGAAAGTCATTATGCTGTGCAGTCCGAATAATCCAACAGGCACTGTCTTGTCTAAAAGTGATTTGGAGAAGATTGCGAAGGTAGTGGAGAAGCATGACTTACTCGTGATTTCAGATGAAATATATGCTGAACTTACGTACGATGAACCGTATACGAGTTTTCCTGCAGTGAACAATATGCGTGACCGCACGATTTTGATTTCTGGATTTTCAAAAGCATTTGCTATGACGGGTTGGCGTTTGGGCTTTGCCTGCGGACCTAAAGCTATCTTGCAAGCTATGCTAAAAATCCACCAGTATACGATGATGTGCGCTCCTACAATGGCTCAGCATGCTGCCCTTGAAGCACTTGTTAACGGGCAGAGAGATGTAGTGAAAATGAAAGAAAGTTATCGGCAGCGCCGTAGTTTGGTCATTCATGCTCTAGAGGAGATGGGCTTATCATGCCATGTTCCAGGTGGTGCATTTTATGTATTTCCTTCTATTGAAAAGACAGGACTGTCATCGGAAGAGTTTGCCGAACAGCTTCTGATGAAAGAGCAGGTTGCCGTTGTACCAGGTAGTGTTTTTGGAGAGAGTGGAGAAGGACATGTTCGTTGCTCGTATGCAACCTCTGTTCAAAAGCTTGAAGAGGCGATGCGCCGAATTGACCGGTTTTTAAAAACGTTATAA